A portion of the Parambassis ranga chromosome 22, fParRan2.1, whole genome shotgun sequence genome contains these proteins:
- the emx1 gene encoding homeobox protein EMX1 has translation MMFSSAGKRCFTIESLVAKENPLTAEEPIRPTALSYSNPTTDALMNSYQAPPARSLYQSPDLVFPETVNHPSLTVAPHQLGGSHLQHPHFFGTQHRDPLNFYPWVLRNRFFGHRFQGNDVSQDSLLLHGPFARKPKRIRTAFSPSQLLRLERAFEKNHYVVGAERKQLANSLSLSETQVKVWFQNRRTKYKRQKLEEEGPESQQKKKGNHHINRWRIATKQGSSEDIDVTSED, from the exons ATGATGTTTTCGTCTGCAGGCAAGCGCTGCTTCACGATAGAGTCTCTGGTGGCCAAGGAGAACCCTCTAACCGCTGAAGAACCCATCCGCCCCACGGCTTTGAGTTACTCCAACCCGACTACAGATGCCTTAATGAACAGTTACCAGGCTCCGCCGGCCCGGTCGCTCTACCAGAGCCCGGACCTGGTGTTTCCAGAGACGGTAAACCACCCTTCCCTCACCGTGGCTCCTCACCAGCTCGGCGGCTCTCACCTACAGCATCCGCACTTCTTCGGGACGCAACACCGAGACCCGCTCAACTTCTACCCCTGGGTCTTACGGAACCGGTTTTTTGGGCACAGATTTCAAG GTAACGACGTGTCCCAGGACAGCCTGCTGCTCCACGGTCCTTTTGCCAGAAAACCCAAGCGCATCCGGACCGCCTTCTCTCCGTCCCAGCTGCTGCGCCTGGAGAGAGCCTTCGAGAAGAACCACTACGTGGTCGGAGCCGAGAGgaagcagctggcaaacagcttgAGTTTATCTGAAACGCAG GTGAAGGTGTGGTTCCAGAACAGGAGGACTAAGTACAAGCggcagaagctggaggaggagggaccaGAGAgccagcagaagaagaaggggaaCCACCACATCAACAGATGGCGCATTGCCACCAAGCAGGGCAGCTCCGAGGACATTGACGTGACCTCAGAGGACTAA
- the sfxn5a gene encoding sideroflexin-5a isoform X2, which produces MPFRMSGFIPFGTPVVVGLLLPNQTLLSTVFWQWLNQSHNACVNYCNRNASKPAPASKFLQGYLGAVTSAVSIAVGLNVLIQRANRFSPTTRLLVQRFVPFPAVASANVCNVVLMRHSELSEGISVLDDSGSVVGTSRVAARHALLETALTRVVLPMPILVLPPLIMAGLEKLPVLQRHRRLVLPVHSLVCLAAFSLALPLAISLFPQMSQIDVNQLEPEIAMATECKILTYNKGL; this is translated from the exons ATGCCCTTTCGGATGTCAG GTTTTATTCCATTCGGCACACCAGTG GTCGTCGGCCTCCTTCTACCAAATCAAACTCTGCTGTCCACCGTCTTCTGGCAG TGGTTAAACCAAAGTCACAACGCCTGCGTTAACTACTGTAACCGCAACGCTTCCAAG CCGGCTCCAGCTTCCAAATTCCTTCAGGGATACCTCGGAGCAGTGACCAGTGCCGTGTCCATCGCA GTTGGGTTGAATGTTTTAATCCAGAGAGCAAACCGCTTCAGCCCAACCACCAGGCTTCTGGTGCAGAGGTTCGTCCCCTTCCCAGCAGTGG CGAGCGCAAACGTCTGCAACGTGGTGCTCATGAGGCACTCAGAGCTGTCGGAGGGCATCAGCGTGCTCGACGACAGCGGGAGCGTGGTGGGGACGTCCAGAGTGGCTGCCAGACAT gCACTTTTGGAGACGGCCCTAACCAGAGTGGTTCTGCCCATGCCAATCCTGGTGCTTCCTCCTTTGATCATGGCTGGACTGGAAAA ACTTCCTGTGCTGCAGAGACATCGGAGGCTCGTGCTGCCCGTCCACAGCCTGGTGTGTCTCGCTGCCTTCAGCCTGGCTCTGCCGCTCGCCATCAGCCTCTTTCCACAGATGTCACAG ATCGATGTGAATCAGCTGGAGCCAGAGATCGCCATGGCAACGGAGTGTAAGATTCTGACATACAATAAAGGACTGTGA
- the sfxn5a gene encoding sideroflexin-5a isoform X1, with amino-acid sequence MSEYPAFQLGRSRFDQNTFSGRFRHFLDVIDPSTLFVTERRLRDCVELLYRFKRGALPPGVTDAQLWQAQKIKQAIIHPDTGEKILMPFRMSGFIPFGTPVVVGLLLPNQTLLSTVFWQWLNQSHNACVNYCNRNASKPAPASKFLQGYLGAVTSAVSIAVGLNVLIQRANRFSPTTRLLVQRFVPFPAVASANVCNVVLMRHSELSEGISVLDDSGSVVGTSRVAARHALLETALTRVVLPMPILVLPPLIMAGLEKLPVLQRHRRLVLPVHSLVCLAAFSLALPLAISLFPQMSQIDVNQLEPEIAMATECKILTYNKGL; translated from the exons ATGTCTGAATATCCGGCCTTCCAGCTCGGCAGGTCCCGTTTCGACCAG AACACGTTTTCTGGTCGGTTCAGGCACTTCCTGGATGTGATTGACCCCAGCACTCTTTTCGTGACAGAG AGGCGGCTGCGTGACTGCGTGGAGCTGCTCTATCGGTTCAAACGAGGGGCGCTGCCTCCAGGAGTGACAGACGCTCAG CTGTGGCAAGCGCAGAAAATTAAGCAG GCCATCATCCACCCCGACACAGGGGAGAAGATCCTCATGCCCTTTCGGATGTCAG GTTTTATTCCATTCGGCACACCAGTG GTCGTCGGCCTCCTTCTACCAAATCAAACTCTGCTGTCCACCGTCTTCTGGCAG TGGTTAAACCAAAGTCACAACGCCTGCGTTAACTACTGTAACCGCAACGCTTCCAAG CCGGCTCCAGCTTCCAAATTCCTTCAGGGATACCTCGGAGCAGTGACCAGTGCCGTGTCCATCGCA GTTGGGTTGAATGTTTTAATCCAGAGAGCAAACCGCTTCAGCCCAACCACCAGGCTTCTGGTGCAGAGGTTCGTCCCCTTCCCAGCAGTGG CGAGCGCAAACGTCTGCAACGTGGTGCTCATGAGGCACTCAGAGCTGTCGGAGGGCATCAGCGTGCTCGACGACAGCGGGAGCGTGGTGGGGACGTCCAGAGTGGCTGCCAGACAT gCACTTTTGGAGACGGCCCTAACCAGAGTGGTTCTGCCCATGCCAATCCTGGTGCTTCCTCCTTTGATCATGGCTGGACTGGAAAA ACTTCCTGTGCTGCAGAGACATCGGAGGCTCGTGCTGCCCGTCCACAGCCTGGTGTGTCTCGCTGCCTTCAGCCTGGCTCTGCCGCTCGCCATCAGCCTCTTTCCACAGATGTCACAG ATCGATGTGAATCAGCTGGAGCCAGAGATCGCCATGGCAACGGAGTGTAAGATTCTGACATACAATAAAGGACTGTGA
- the noto gene encoding homeobox protein notochord, with the protein MQVPNRPVGTYGYSVRNYAPASVYPHYQGSQCASSTKPPSGKSFTIEALLAKPEDTASDRTSPPHCGVTYQPSTPVLPLTGHAGLPMAPAPYVYSPNMMHSAIHTQPGYSVYCCPPFTYQASCRGAFYAQASMSKTNAGLHSFKTKGGKSKRMRTSFTSEQLSRLEKEFARQQYMVGSERFLLASALQLTEAQVKVWFQNRRIKWRKQSLEQQQAKLAKLGLAAPPKSPGSQGHGDEGDEDEEFSDSDVDIDVSEDSTEHHC; encoded by the exons ATGCAAGTGCCGAACAGACCAGTCGGAACTTATGGATACTCTGTGCGTAATTACGCACCAGCATCGGTGTACCCGCATTACCAGGGGAGCCAGTGCGCGTCGTCAACGAAGCCTCCAAGTGGGAAATCCTTCACTATCGAGGCTTTGCTCGCCAAACCGGAGGATACAGCCAGCGACCGGACCAGTCCCCCTCACTGCGGAGTGACATACCAGCCATCCACCCCGGTGCTGCCTCTCACCGGACACGCAGGCTTACCGATGGCACCGGCGCCCTACGTCTACTCTCCAAACATGATGCACTCAGCGATCCACACGCAGCCTGGATATTCTGTGTACTGCTGCCCGCCTTTCACCTACCAGGCATCGTGTCGCGGAGCGTTTTACGCACAAG cttCAATGTCCAAAACCAATGCAGGGCTGCACTCCTTCAAAACCAAAGGTGGGAAGTCAAAACGGATGCGCACCAGCTTCACCAGCGAGCAGCTGTCCCGGCTGGAGAAGGAATTCGCCCGGCAGCAGTACATGGTGGGATCCGAGAGGTTCCTCCTGGCCTCCGCTCTGCAGCTGACAGAAGCTCAG GTCAAAGTCTGGTTCCAAAACAGACGCATCAAGTGGCGCAAGCAGAGTCTGGAACAGCAGCAGGCCAAACTAGCTAaactgggcctggctgccccaCCGAAAAGTCCCGGATCTCAAGGCCATGGGGATGAaggtgatgaggatgaggagttCTCTGACTCAGATGTGGATATTGACGTTTCTGAGGACTCCACTGAGCATCACTGCTAA